A section of the Lepus europaeus isolate LE1 chromosome 19, mLepTim1.pri, whole genome shotgun sequence genome encodes:
- the GGN gene encoding gametogenetin, with amino-acid sequence MGNVQSEPSAGGGSRKEQASERSSDSRRTSLVEPEVTPSSPAMRLARGLGVWFPGSSAPPGLLVPPEPQASPSSLPLTLELPTPATSPPEEAAAAGVSTPPPPPVGNLLPAPSKWRKPTGTPVPRIRGLLEASHRGQGDPLSLRPLPPLPRQLTEKDPVPRAPSPIPPPLKPRKPPPPPPPSNRQPPDRRITPALATPATPATHPTESQARHCSDSPAAGGARGGAPSRVGDSEKARPVASEPGLSLLCKVTFKSGPPLPAAAASSSLAAKAPLGGGGSGGLFAASGAISYAEVLKQRPLAPGASRPLGDVPRGAQEAEGGNGDGEACSSPRSGSASHARTLPPPPYTTFPGSQPKFDWMSPPDSPERHFRFNGAAGAVGAARRRAAALSGPWGSPPPPPPPGQTYPAPGPRRPAPALLAPPMFIFPAPTNGEPVRLGPPSQQELLLPPPPPPPPPPPPPPTPPATPSPAPLAPPQPPARQPTPLPLVLPPTPGPGHVESAPAPSPAPALPPVLATDQAPAPAPAPAPSVAELSPPAPPPPPPKARTRRNKGPRAARVTREDGAPGDGPRERNTAAVTNSGGAGAPSTGAANKGAVRHWPPFQVLSSCPCKCYCRHQARHRRLPRNVSAWLSTPTNHLSEPPWVATIKLAGSLVAGLEHYDLQATHSN; translated from the exons ATGGGGAACGTGCAGTCAGAGCCGTCCGCAGGCGGTGGCTCCCGAAAAGAGCAGGCCTCGGAGCGCTCCTCGGACTCCCGCCGGACGTCCCTGGTGGAGCCCGAGGTGACCCCTTCCTCCCCGGCCATGCGTCTGGCTCGCGGGCTGGGCGTCTGGTTCCCAGGCAGCTCCGCACCCCCGGGACTCCTGGTGCCCCCGGAGCCCCAGGCCTCACCCTCATCCCTGCCCCTGACCTTAGAACTGCCCACGCCAGCGACGTCCCCCCCAGAGGAGGCGGCTGCGGCTGGGGTCTCCACACCACCCCCACCGCCCGTGGGGAACCTGCTGCCCGCACCATCTAAGTGGCGAAAACCCACGGGCACGCCGGTGCCCCGCATCCGCGGCCTGCTAGAGGCGAGCCATCGCGGTCAGGGTGACCCTCTGAGCCTCCGCCCGCTCCCGCCGCTGCCACGACAACTAACCGAAAAGGACCCTGTCCCGAGGGCACCATCCCCAATTCCACCACCCCTGAAGCCCcggaagccgccgccgccgccaccgccttCCAACAGGCAGCCCCCGGACCGCAGGATCACTCCTGCTCTGGCCACTCCCGCCACACCTGCCACACACCCCACGGAAAGCCAGGCCCGGCACTGCAGCGACAGCCCAGCGGCCGGTGGGGCCCGCGGAGGGGCCCCTTCACGAGTGGGGGACAGCGAAAAGGCCAGGCCTGTGGCTTCCGAGCCTGGTCTGAGTTTGCTCTGCAAAGTCACCTTCAAGTCCGGGCCCCCTTTGCCTGCCGCAGCAGCCTCAAGCTCCTTGGCGGCCAAAGCCCCGCTCGGTGGTGGGGGAAGCGGTGGGCTCTTCGCCGCCTCCGGCGCGATCTCTTACGCCGAGGTCCTGAAGCAGAGGCCCTTGGCTCCTGGTGCCTCTCGTCCCTTGGGAGATGTTCCTCGGGGTGCGCAGGAAGCCGAGGGCGGCAATGGAGACGGCGAAGCGTGTTCGAGTCCCCGCTCGGGGTCGGCCTCCCACGCCCGAACCCTGCCGCCGCCACCCtacaccaccttcccaggctcgCAGCCAAAATTCGACTGGATGAGCCCTCCTGACAGCCCTGAACGCCACTTCCGCTTCAACGGGGCCGCTGGAGCCGTCGGGGCGGCCCGGCGGCGCGCGGCAGCACTCTCGGGGCCCTGgggctcgccgccgccgccgccgccgccagggcAGACGTACCCAGCTCCCGGGCCGCGGAGGCCCGCACCGGCCCTGCTGGCGCCGCCTATGTTCATCTTCCCAGCACCCACCAATGGCGAGCCCGTTCGCCTAGGGCCTCCTAGCCAGCAGGAGTTGTTGCTGCCGCCGCCACCACCGccaccgccgccaccgccgccgccacccACGCCACCTGCCACACCGTCGCCCGCGCCGCTGGCCCCACCGCAGCCGCCAGCGCGCCAGCCAACGCCACTGCCGCTGGTGCTCCCGCCCACCCCAGGTCCTGGCCACGTGGAGTCAGCCCCTGCTCCTTCCCCCGCCCCTGCTCTGCCTCCGGTCTTGGCCACCGACCA ggccccagccccggctcctgctcctgctcccagcgTGGCCGAGCTGTCGCCgccagcgcccccgcccccgccccccaaagCTCGCACGCGCAGGAACAAGGGTCCTCGCGCAGCCCGAGTGACCCGAGAGGACGGCGCGCCTGGCGATGGGCCTCGTGAGCGGAACACAGCTGCGGTGACCAACAGCGGCGGTGCCGGGGCTCCTTCCACAGGGGCAGCTAACAAGGGCGCTGTGCGCCACTGGCCGCCTTTCCAGGTGCTGAGCTCTTGTCCCTGCAAGTGTTACTGCCGCCACCAGGCACGCCATCGCCGCCTGCCACGCAACGTGTCTGCCTG GCTGAGCACACCCACCAACCACCTGAGCGAGCCGCCCTGGGTCGCCACCATCAAGCTGGCAGGCTCCCTGGTGGCTGGGCTGGAGCACTACGACTTGCAGGCCACCCACTCCAACTGA
- the SPRED3 gene encoding sprouty-related, EVH1 domain-containing protein 3 isoform X2 translates to MVRVRAVVMARDDSSGGWLPVGGGGLSQTTLECTLRPGLVYNKVNPIFHHWSLGDCKFGLTFQSPAEADEFQKSLLAALAALGRGSLTPSSSSSSSSPSQDTAETPCPLTSHVDSDSSSSHSRQETPPSAASAAPIVTVDSASGFGPATPPQRRRSSAQSYPPLLPFTGIPEPSESPAGAGGPGWGGRGYEDYRRSGPPAPLALSTCVVRFAKTGALRGAALGPPAALPAPLAEAAPPAPPARPPPGPGPAPAPAKASPETEEAARCVHCRALFRRRADGRGGRCAEAPDPGRLLVRRLSCLWCAESLLYHCLSDAEGDFSDPCACEPGHPRPAARWAALAALSLAVPCLCCYAPLRACHWVAARCGCAGCGGRHEEAAR, encoded by the exons ATGGTGCGGGTCCGAGCCGTGGTGATGGCCCGAGATGACTCCAGTGGGGGCTGGCTgcctgtggggggcgggggcctcAGCCAG ACTACCTTGGAGTGTACCTTGAGGCCAGGCCTGGTCTACAACAAGGTGAACCCCATCTTCCACCACTGGAGCCTGGGCGACTGCAAATTTGGGCTGACGTTTCAGAGTCCCGCCGAGGCCGATGAGTTCCAGAAGAGCCTGCTGGCTGCGCTGGCCGCACTGGGTCGAG GCTCgctcaccccctcctcctcctcctcctcctcctctccttcccaggACACCGCAGAGACCCCCTGCCCGCTGACA TCCCACGTGGACAGCGACTCCTCCTCCAGCCACAGCCGCCAGGAGACGCCTCCCTCCGCCGCCTCGGCGGCCCCCATCGTCACGGTGGACTCAGCTTCCGGCTTTGGGCCGGCCACACCTCCCCAGCGCCGCCGCTCCTCTGCTCAG AGCTACCCTCCACTTCTACCGTTCACAGGGATTCCAGAGCCCTCAGAGTCCCCGGCCGGGGCAGGGGGCCCGGGCTGGGGCGGCCGCGGCTATGAGGATTACAGGCGCTCTGGGCCGCCTGCGCCCCTCGCCCTATCCACCTGCGTCGTGCGCTTCGCCAAGACCGGTGCGTTGAGGGGTGCAGCCCTGGGGCCCCCAGCAGCACTTCCCGCCCCTCTGGCCGAGGCTGCGCCCCCAGCACCTCCGGCTCGCCCACCgccgggccccggccccgcccccgcaccCGCCAAGGCCTCCCCAGAGACCGAGGAGGCGGCTCGCTGCGTGCACTGCCGGGCGCTCTTCCGCCGCCGTGCGGACGGGCGTGGGGGTCGCTGCGCGGAGGCCCCGGACCCGGGTCGCCTACTGGTGCGCCGTCTCAGCTGCCTGTGGTGCGCCGAGAGCTTGCTCTACCACTGCCTGTCGGACGCCGAGGGCGACTTCTCGGACCCATGCGCCTGCGAGCCGGGCCACCCACGCCCCGCCGCGCGCTGGGCCGCACTGGCCGCGCTCTCCTTGGCGGTGCCCTGTCTGTGCTGCTACGCGCCCCTGCGCGCCTGCCACTGGGTCGCGGCGCGGTGCGGCTGCGCTGGCTGCGGGGGTCGCCACGAAGAGGCTGCACGGTGA
- the SPRED3 gene encoding sprouty-related, EVH1 domain-containing protein 3 isoform X1 gives MVRVRAVVMARDDSSGGWLPVGGGGLSQVSVCRVRGARPEGGARQGHYVIHGERLRDQKTTLECTLRPGLVYNKVNPIFHHWSLGDCKFGLTFQSPAEADEFQKSLLAALAALGRGSLTPSSSSSSSSPSQDTAETPCPLTSHVDSDSSSSHSRQETPPSAASAAPIVTVDSASGFGPATPPQRRRSSAQSYPPLLPFTGIPEPSESPAGAGGPGWGGRGYEDYRRSGPPAPLALSTCVVRFAKTGALRGAALGPPAALPAPLAEAAPPAPPARPPPGPGPAPAPAKASPETEEAARCVHCRALFRRRADGRGGRCAEAPDPGRLLVRRLSCLWCAESLLYHCLSDAEGDFSDPCACEPGHPRPAARWAALAALSLAVPCLCCYAPLRACHWVAARCGCAGCGGRHEEAAR, from the exons ATGGTGCGGGTCCGAGCCGTGGTGATGGCCCGAGATGACTCCAGTGGGGGCTGGCTgcctgtggggggcgggggcctcAGCCAGGTGAGCGTGTGTCGGGTCCGAGGGGCCAGGCCCGAGGGGGGGGCCCGCCAGGGGCACTACGTCATCCACGGGGAGCGCCTCCGGGACCAGAAA ACTACCTTGGAGTGTACCTTGAGGCCAGGCCTGGTCTACAACAAGGTGAACCCCATCTTCCACCACTGGAGCCTGGGCGACTGCAAATTTGGGCTGACGTTTCAGAGTCCCGCCGAGGCCGATGAGTTCCAGAAGAGCCTGCTGGCTGCGCTGGCCGCACTGGGTCGAG GCTCgctcaccccctcctcctcctcctcctcctcctctccttcccaggACACCGCAGAGACCCCCTGCCCGCTGACA TCCCACGTGGACAGCGACTCCTCCTCCAGCCACAGCCGCCAGGAGACGCCTCCCTCCGCCGCCTCGGCGGCCCCCATCGTCACGGTGGACTCAGCTTCCGGCTTTGGGCCGGCCACACCTCCCCAGCGCCGCCGCTCCTCTGCTCAG AGCTACCCTCCACTTCTACCGTTCACAGGGATTCCAGAGCCCTCAGAGTCCCCGGCCGGGGCAGGGGGCCCGGGCTGGGGCGGCCGCGGCTATGAGGATTACAGGCGCTCTGGGCCGCCTGCGCCCCTCGCCCTATCCACCTGCGTCGTGCGCTTCGCCAAGACCGGTGCGTTGAGGGGTGCAGCCCTGGGGCCCCCAGCAGCACTTCCCGCCCCTCTGGCCGAGGCTGCGCCCCCAGCACCTCCGGCTCGCCCACCgccgggccccggccccgcccccgcaccCGCCAAGGCCTCCCCAGAGACCGAGGAGGCGGCTCGCTGCGTGCACTGCCGGGCGCTCTTCCGCCGCCGTGCGGACGGGCGTGGGGGTCGCTGCGCGGAGGCCCCGGACCCGGGTCGCCTACTGGTGCGCCGTCTCAGCTGCCTGTGGTGCGCCGAGAGCTTGCTCTACCACTGCCTGTCGGACGCCGAGGGCGACTTCTCGGACCCATGCGCCTGCGAGCCGGGCCACCCACGCCCCGCCGCGCGCTGGGCCGCACTGGCCGCGCTCTCCTTGGCGGTGCCCTGTCTGTGCTGCTACGCGCCCCTGCGCGCCTGCCACTGGGTCGCGGCGCGGTGCGGCTGCGCTGGCTGCGGGGGTCGCCACGAAGAGGCTGCACGGTGA